A section of the Cygnus olor isolate bCygOlo1 chromosome 14, bCygOlo1.pri.v2, whole genome shotgun sequence genome encodes:
- the DBN1 gene encoding drebrin isoform X1 → MAGVGFAAHRLELLASYQDVIGEDSPTDWALYTYEDGSDDLKLAASGGGGLLELSGHFEIQKVMYGFCSVKDPQAVLPKYVLVNWVGEDVPDARKCACASHVAKIAEFFQGVDVIVNASSVEDIDPGAIGQRLSNGLARVSSPVLHRLRLREDENAEPVGTSYQKTDATVEMKRLNREQFWEQAKKEEELRKEEERKKALDARLRFEQERMEQERLEQEERERRYREREEQIEEHRRKQQSMEAEEARQRLKEQSIFGEQQEEDDRQQLRKSESEVEEAAAIIAQRPDNPRDFFKQQERVASGSSDAISPGSHRTGRLHCPFIKTADSGPPSSSSSSSSPPRTPFPYISCHRTPNLSSFFPCSQSDAYRKASAVGCSPCESSPASTLLGQQGARGLAEETPATPKDSPSPSSAQVAEPAVAEQHWPFPGPEDKTAEPPGDEPDPRPAWAAPDALGDLVTLEPTDPSPLPAAAEPQPTVPPGAAEPLIELWQSDGAAAATAWPLPVAPTPAPEGPPAAPDEGPLLSLDELPEPPATFCDAEREEMEEEEEEEEEEAIAGGPHPAGLGYQDAGPGHEPPLITNGEMAPKDGTPGRSEQASEGYFSQSQEEEVLQPEEPSAKAPQPVFYNKPPEIDITCWDADPLPEEEESFGGGV, encoded by the exons ATGGCTGGCGTCGGCTTCGCGGCGCACCGCCTGGAGCTGCTCGCCTCCTACCAGGACGTGATCGGCGAGGACAGCCCCACCGACTG ggcCCTCTACACGTACGAGGATGGCTCCGATGACCTGAAGCTGGCAGCGTCGGGAG GAGGGGGTCTGCTGGAGCTCTCCGGCCACTTCGAGATCCAGAAGGTGATGTACGGCTTCTGCAGCGTCAAGGATCCCCAGGCCGTGCTCCCCAAATATGTCCTCGTCAACTGG GTGGGCGAGGACGTGCCCGACGCCCGCAAGTGCGCCTGTGCCAGCCACGTGGCCAAGATCGCCGAGTTCTTCCAG GGCGTGGACGTGATCGTCAACGCCAGCAGCGTGGAGGACATCGACCCGGGGGCCATCGGGCAGCGGCTCTCCAACGGGCTGGCCCGCGTCTCCAGCCCCGTGCTGCACCGCCTGCGGCTGCGGGAGGACGAGAACGCCGAGCCCGTG GGCACGAGCTACCAGAAAACCGACGCCACCGTGGAGATGAAGCGGCTCAACCGGGAGCAGTTCTGGGAACAGGCCAAG aaagaggaggaattGCGCAAGGAGGAGGAGCGGAAAAAGGCGCTGGACGCGCGGCTGCGGTTCGAGCAGGAGCGCATGGagcaggagaggctggagcaggaggagcggGAGCGGCGCTACCGGGAGCGCGAGGAGCAGATCGAGGAGCACAG gaggaagcagcagagcatgGAGGCGGAGGAGGCCCGGCAGCGCCTGAAGGAGCAGTCCATCTTC GGGGAGCAGCAAGAGGAGGACGACAGGCAGCAGCTCCGGAAATCGGAGTCGGAGGTGGAG gAGGCCGCTGCCATCATCGCCCAGCGACCCGACAACCCCCGGGACTTCTTCAAGCAGCAGGAGCGGGTGGCATCGGGCAGCAGCGACGCCATCTCACCGGGCAGCCACAGGAcag GTCGTCTGCACTGTCCTTTCATAAAGACAGCTGACAGTGGGCcgccttcttcctcctcctcctcctcctcccccccacgGACCCCCTTCCCCTATATCTCCTGCCACCGCACCCcaaatctctcctctttcttcccat GCAGCCAGTCGGACGCCTACCGAAAGGCTTCGGCagtgggctgcagcccctgcgaGTCCAGCCCGGCCTCCACGCTGCTGGGCCAGCAGGGCGCCCGCGGCTTGGCCGAAGAGACGCCAGCAACGCCCAAAG ACTCCCCAAGCCCCAGCAGCGCCCAGGTGGCCGAGCCAGCGGTGGCCGAGCAGCACTGGCCCTTCCCGGGCCCCGAGGACAAAACCGCGGAGCCCCCGGGGGACGAGCCCGACCCCAGGCCGGCGTGGGCAGCCCCTGACGCCCTGGGGGACCTGGTGACCCTGGAGCCCACCGACCCATCCCCGCTGCCCGCGGCGGCCGAGCCGCAGCCCACGGTGCCGCCCGGCGCTGCCGAGCCCCTCATCGAGCTGTGGCAGAGCgacggcgccgccgccgccaccgcctgGCCCCTGCCCGTCGCCCCCACGCCCGCCCCCGAGGgacccccggccgcccccgaCGAGGGGCCGCTGCTGAGCCTGGACGAGCTGCCCGAGCCCCCCGCCACCTTCTGCGACGCAGAGcgggaggagatggaggaagaggaggaggaggaagaggaggaggccaTTGCGGGGGGCCCCCACCCGGCGGGGCTCGGCTACCAGGACGCCGGCCCGGGCCACGAGCCCCCCCTCATCACCAACGGGGAGATGGCCCCCAAGGACGGCACGCCGGGCCGCAGCGAGCAG GCCAGCGAGGGCTACTTCAGCCAgtcccaggaggaggaggtgctgcagcccgAGGAGCCATCGGCCAAAGCCCCCCAGCCCGTCTTCTACAACAAGCCCCCAG aGATCGACATCACGTGCTGGGACGCAGACCCGCTgcccgaggaggaggagagcttCGGGGGCGGCGTGTAA
- the DBN1 gene encoding drebrin isoform X2 has translation MAGVGFAAHRLELLASYQDVIGEDSPTDWALYTYEDGSDDLKLAASGGGGLLELSGHFEIQKVMYGFCSVKDPQAVLPKYVLVNWVGEDVPDARKCACASHVAKIAEFFQGVDVIVNASSVEDIDPGAIGQRLSNGLARVSSPVLHRLRLREDENAEPVGTSYQKTDATVEMKRLNREQFWEQAKKEEELRKEEERKKALDARLRFEQERMEQERLEQEERERRYREREEQIEEHRRKQQSMEAEEARQRLKEQSIFGEQQEEDDRQQLRKSESEVEEAAAIIAQRPDNPRDFFKQQERVASGSSDAISPGSHRTGSQSDAYRKASAVGCSPCESSPASTLLGQQGARGLAEETPATPKDSPSPSSAQVAEPAVAEQHWPFPGPEDKTAEPPGDEPDPRPAWAAPDALGDLVTLEPTDPSPLPAAAEPQPTVPPGAAEPLIELWQSDGAAAATAWPLPVAPTPAPEGPPAAPDEGPLLSLDELPEPPATFCDAEREEMEEEEEEEEEEAIAGGPHPAGLGYQDAGPGHEPPLITNGEMAPKDGTPGRSEQASEGYFSQSQEEEVLQPEEPSAKAPQPVFYNKPPEIDITCWDADPLPEEEESFGGGV, from the exons ATGGCTGGCGTCGGCTTCGCGGCGCACCGCCTGGAGCTGCTCGCCTCCTACCAGGACGTGATCGGCGAGGACAGCCCCACCGACTG ggcCCTCTACACGTACGAGGATGGCTCCGATGACCTGAAGCTGGCAGCGTCGGGAG GAGGGGGTCTGCTGGAGCTCTCCGGCCACTTCGAGATCCAGAAGGTGATGTACGGCTTCTGCAGCGTCAAGGATCCCCAGGCCGTGCTCCCCAAATATGTCCTCGTCAACTGG GTGGGCGAGGACGTGCCCGACGCCCGCAAGTGCGCCTGTGCCAGCCACGTGGCCAAGATCGCCGAGTTCTTCCAG GGCGTGGACGTGATCGTCAACGCCAGCAGCGTGGAGGACATCGACCCGGGGGCCATCGGGCAGCGGCTCTCCAACGGGCTGGCCCGCGTCTCCAGCCCCGTGCTGCACCGCCTGCGGCTGCGGGAGGACGAGAACGCCGAGCCCGTG GGCACGAGCTACCAGAAAACCGACGCCACCGTGGAGATGAAGCGGCTCAACCGGGAGCAGTTCTGGGAACAGGCCAAG aaagaggaggaattGCGCAAGGAGGAGGAGCGGAAAAAGGCGCTGGACGCGCGGCTGCGGTTCGAGCAGGAGCGCATGGagcaggagaggctggagcaggaggagcggGAGCGGCGCTACCGGGAGCGCGAGGAGCAGATCGAGGAGCACAG gaggaagcagcagagcatgGAGGCGGAGGAGGCCCGGCAGCGCCTGAAGGAGCAGTCCATCTTC GGGGAGCAGCAAGAGGAGGACGACAGGCAGCAGCTCCGGAAATCGGAGTCGGAGGTGGAG gAGGCCGCTGCCATCATCGCCCAGCGACCCGACAACCCCCGGGACTTCTTCAAGCAGCAGGAGCGGGTGGCATCGGGCAGCAGCGACGCCATCTCACCGGGCAGCCACAGGAcag GCAGCCAGTCGGACGCCTACCGAAAGGCTTCGGCagtgggctgcagcccctgcgaGTCCAGCCCGGCCTCCACGCTGCTGGGCCAGCAGGGCGCCCGCGGCTTGGCCGAAGAGACGCCAGCAACGCCCAAAG ACTCCCCAAGCCCCAGCAGCGCCCAGGTGGCCGAGCCAGCGGTGGCCGAGCAGCACTGGCCCTTCCCGGGCCCCGAGGACAAAACCGCGGAGCCCCCGGGGGACGAGCCCGACCCCAGGCCGGCGTGGGCAGCCCCTGACGCCCTGGGGGACCTGGTGACCCTGGAGCCCACCGACCCATCCCCGCTGCCCGCGGCGGCCGAGCCGCAGCCCACGGTGCCGCCCGGCGCTGCCGAGCCCCTCATCGAGCTGTGGCAGAGCgacggcgccgccgccgccaccgcctgGCCCCTGCCCGTCGCCCCCACGCCCGCCCCCGAGGgacccccggccgcccccgaCGAGGGGCCGCTGCTGAGCCTGGACGAGCTGCCCGAGCCCCCCGCCACCTTCTGCGACGCAGAGcgggaggagatggaggaagaggaggaggaggaagaggaggaggccaTTGCGGGGGGCCCCCACCCGGCGGGGCTCGGCTACCAGGACGCCGGCCCGGGCCACGAGCCCCCCCTCATCACCAACGGGGAGATGGCCCCCAAGGACGGCACGCCGGGCCGCAGCGAGCAG GCCAGCGAGGGCTACTTCAGCCAgtcccaggaggaggaggtgctgcagcccgAGGAGCCATCGGCCAAAGCCCCCCAGCCCGTCTTCTACAACAAGCCCCCAG aGATCGACATCACGTGCTGGGACGCAGACCCGCTgcccgaggaggaggagagcttCGGGGGCGGCGTGTAA
- the DBN1 gene encoding drebrin isoform X3 translates to MAGVGFAAHRLELLASYQDVIGEDSPTDWALYTYEDGSDDLKLAASGGGGLLELSGHFEIQKVMYGFCSVKDPQAVLPKYVLVNWVGEDVPDARKCACASHVAKIAEFFQGVDVIVNASSVEDIDPGAIGQRLSNGLARVSSPVLHRLRLREDENAEPVGTSYQKTDATVEMKRLNREQFWEQAKKEEELRKEEERKKALDARLRFEQERMEQERLEQEERERRYREREEQIEEHRRKQQSMEAEEARQRLKEQSIFGEQQEEDDRQQLRKSESEVEEAAAIIAQRPDNPRDFFKQQERVASGSSDAISPGSHRTDSPSPSSAQVAEPAVAEQHWPFPGPEDKTAEPPGDEPDPRPAWAAPDALGDLVTLEPTDPSPLPAAAEPQPTVPPGAAEPLIELWQSDGAAAATAWPLPVAPTPAPEGPPAAPDEGPLLSLDELPEPPATFCDAEREEMEEEEEEEEEEAIAGGPHPAGLGYQDAGPGHEPPLITNGEMAPKDGTPGRSEQASEGYFSQSQEEEVLQPEEPSAKAPQPVFYNKPPEIDITCWDADPLPEEEESFGGGV, encoded by the exons ATGGCTGGCGTCGGCTTCGCGGCGCACCGCCTGGAGCTGCTCGCCTCCTACCAGGACGTGATCGGCGAGGACAGCCCCACCGACTG ggcCCTCTACACGTACGAGGATGGCTCCGATGACCTGAAGCTGGCAGCGTCGGGAG GAGGGGGTCTGCTGGAGCTCTCCGGCCACTTCGAGATCCAGAAGGTGATGTACGGCTTCTGCAGCGTCAAGGATCCCCAGGCCGTGCTCCCCAAATATGTCCTCGTCAACTGG GTGGGCGAGGACGTGCCCGACGCCCGCAAGTGCGCCTGTGCCAGCCACGTGGCCAAGATCGCCGAGTTCTTCCAG GGCGTGGACGTGATCGTCAACGCCAGCAGCGTGGAGGACATCGACCCGGGGGCCATCGGGCAGCGGCTCTCCAACGGGCTGGCCCGCGTCTCCAGCCCCGTGCTGCACCGCCTGCGGCTGCGGGAGGACGAGAACGCCGAGCCCGTG GGCACGAGCTACCAGAAAACCGACGCCACCGTGGAGATGAAGCGGCTCAACCGGGAGCAGTTCTGGGAACAGGCCAAG aaagaggaggaattGCGCAAGGAGGAGGAGCGGAAAAAGGCGCTGGACGCGCGGCTGCGGTTCGAGCAGGAGCGCATGGagcaggagaggctggagcaggaggagcggGAGCGGCGCTACCGGGAGCGCGAGGAGCAGATCGAGGAGCACAG gaggaagcagcagagcatgGAGGCGGAGGAGGCCCGGCAGCGCCTGAAGGAGCAGTCCATCTTC GGGGAGCAGCAAGAGGAGGACGACAGGCAGCAGCTCCGGAAATCGGAGTCGGAGGTGGAG gAGGCCGCTGCCATCATCGCCCAGCGACCCGACAACCCCCGGGACTTCTTCAAGCAGCAGGAGCGGGTGGCATCGGGCAGCAGCGACGCCATCTCACCGGGCAGCCACAGGAcag ACTCCCCAAGCCCCAGCAGCGCCCAGGTGGCCGAGCCAGCGGTGGCCGAGCAGCACTGGCCCTTCCCGGGCCCCGAGGACAAAACCGCGGAGCCCCCGGGGGACGAGCCCGACCCCAGGCCGGCGTGGGCAGCCCCTGACGCCCTGGGGGACCTGGTGACCCTGGAGCCCACCGACCCATCCCCGCTGCCCGCGGCGGCCGAGCCGCAGCCCACGGTGCCGCCCGGCGCTGCCGAGCCCCTCATCGAGCTGTGGCAGAGCgacggcgccgccgccgccaccgcctgGCCCCTGCCCGTCGCCCCCACGCCCGCCCCCGAGGgacccccggccgcccccgaCGAGGGGCCGCTGCTGAGCCTGGACGAGCTGCCCGAGCCCCCCGCCACCTTCTGCGACGCAGAGcgggaggagatggaggaagaggaggaggaggaagaggaggaggccaTTGCGGGGGGCCCCCACCCGGCGGGGCTCGGCTACCAGGACGCCGGCCCGGGCCACGAGCCCCCCCTCATCACCAACGGGGAGATGGCCCCCAAGGACGGCACGCCGGGCCGCAGCGAGCAG GCCAGCGAGGGCTACTTCAGCCAgtcccaggaggaggaggtgctgcagcccgAGGAGCCATCGGCCAAAGCCCCCCAGCCCGTCTTCTACAACAAGCCCCCAG aGATCGACATCACGTGCTGGGACGCAGACCCGCTgcccgaggaggaggagagcttCGGGGGCGGCGTGTAA
- the DBN1 gene encoding drebrin isoform X4, with translation MYGFCSVKDPQAVLPKYVLVNWVGEDVPDARKCACASHVAKIAEFFQGVDVIVNASSVEDIDPGAIGQRLSNGLARVSSPVLHRLRLREDENAEPVGTSYQKTDATVEMKRLNREQFWEQAKKEEELRKEEERKKALDARLRFEQERMEQERLEQEERERRYREREEQIEEHRRKQQSMEAEEARQRLKEQSIFGEQQEEDDRQQLRKSESEVEEAAAIIAQRPDNPRDFFKQQERVASGSSDAISPGSHRTGRLHCPFIKTADSGPPSSSSSSSSPPRTPFPYISCHRTPNLSSFFPCSQSDAYRKASAVGCSPCESSPASTLLGQQGARGLAEETPATPKDSPSPSSAQVAEPAVAEQHWPFPGPEDKTAEPPGDEPDPRPAWAAPDALGDLVTLEPTDPSPLPAAAEPQPTVPPGAAEPLIELWQSDGAAAATAWPLPVAPTPAPEGPPAAPDEGPLLSLDELPEPPATFCDAEREEMEEEEEEEEEEAIAGGPHPAGLGYQDAGPGHEPPLITNGEMAPKDGTPGRSEQASEGYFSQSQEEEVLQPEEPSAKAPQPVFYNKPPEIDITCWDADPLPEEEESFGGGV, from the exons ATGTACGGCTTCTGCAGCGTCAAGGATCCCCAGGCCGTGCTCCCCAAATATGTCCTCGTCAACTGG GTGGGCGAGGACGTGCCCGACGCCCGCAAGTGCGCCTGTGCCAGCCACGTGGCCAAGATCGCCGAGTTCTTCCAG GGCGTGGACGTGATCGTCAACGCCAGCAGCGTGGAGGACATCGACCCGGGGGCCATCGGGCAGCGGCTCTCCAACGGGCTGGCCCGCGTCTCCAGCCCCGTGCTGCACCGCCTGCGGCTGCGGGAGGACGAGAACGCCGAGCCCGTG GGCACGAGCTACCAGAAAACCGACGCCACCGTGGAGATGAAGCGGCTCAACCGGGAGCAGTTCTGGGAACAGGCCAAG aaagaggaggaattGCGCAAGGAGGAGGAGCGGAAAAAGGCGCTGGACGCGCGGCTGCGGTTCGAGCAGGAGCGCATGGagcaggagaggctggagcaggaggagcggGAGCGGCGCTACCGGGAGCGCGAGGAGCAGATCGAGGAGCACAG gaggaagcagcagagcatgGAGGCGGAGGAGGCCCGGCAGCGCCTGAAGGAGCAGTCCATCTTC GGGGAGCAGCAAGAGGAGGACGACAGGCAGCAGCTCCGGAAATCGGAGTCGGAGGTGGAG gAGGCCGCTGCCATCATCGCCCAGCGACCCGACAACCCCCGGGACTTCTTCAAGCAGCAGGAGCGGGTGGCATCGGGCAGCAGCGACGCCATCTCACCGGGCAGCCACAGGAcag GTCGTCTGCACTGTCCTTTCATAAAGACAGCTGACAGTGGGCcgccttcttcctcctcctcctcctcctcccccccacgGACCCCCTTCCCCTATATCTCCTGCCACCGCACCCcaaatctctcctctttcttcccat GCAGCCAGTCGGACGCCTACCGAAAGGCTTCGGCagtgggctgcagcccctgcgaGTCCAGCCCGGCCTCCACGCTGCTGGGCCAGCAGGGCGCCCGCGGCTTGGCCGAAGAGACGCCAGCAACGCCCAAAG ACTCCCCAAGCCCCAGCAGCGCCCAGGTGGCCGAGCCAGCGGTGGCCGAGCAGCACTGGCCCTTCCCGGGCCCCGAGGACAAAACCGCGGAGCCCCCGGGGGACGAGCCCGACCCCAGGCCGGCGTGGGCAGCCCCTGACGCCCTGGGGGACCTGGTGACCCTGGAGCCCACCGACCCATCCCCGCTGCCCGCGGCGGCCGAGCCGCAGCCCACGGTGCCGCCCGGCGCTGCCGAGCCCCTCATCGAGCTGTGGCAGAGCgacggcgccgccgccgccaccgcctgGCCCCTGCCCGTCGCCCCCACGCCCGCCCCCGAGGgacccccggccgcccccgaCGAGGGGCCGCTGCTGAGCCTGGACGAGCTGCCCGAGCCCCCCGCCACCTTCTGCGACGCAGAGcgggaggagatggaggaagaggaggaggaggaagaggaggaggccaTTGCGGGGGGCCCCCACCCGGCGGGGCTCGGCTACCAGGACGCCGGCCCGGGCCACGAGCCCCCCCTCATCACCAACGGGGAGATGGCCCCCAAGGACGGCACGCCGGGCCGCAGCGAGCAG GCCAGCGAGGGCTACTTCAGCCAgtcccaggaggaggaggtgctgcagcccgAGGAGCCATCGGCCAAAGCCCCCCAGCCCGTCTTCTACAACAAGCCCCCAG aGATCGACATCACGTGCTGGGACGCAGACCCGCTgcccgaggaggaggagagcttCGGGGGCGGCGTGTAA